CGGGAATCGTGACGGCCTTGATGTCGTCGGGTCGCACGAAGTCGCGCCCGTCGATGGCGGCCAGCGCCTGCGCGGCTCGGAACATGGCGATAGAACCGCGTGGCGACGCCCCCAGGGCCAATGGCTCGGCCCTGCGCGTGGCCTGCGCGATGTCGACCACGTACTGGCGCAGCGCGTCATCGAGGTGAACCCGGCGCACCTGCTGCTGCATCTGGATGAGCTCTTCGGCGGTGACCACCTGCTCGAGGGCATCGATGGGATGGGTGAGCTGCTGGCGCCTCAGCATCTCGTTCTCGGTCTCTGGCGTGGGATAGCCGAGGTGGATGCGCACGAAGAAGCGATCGAGCTGGGCTTCGGGCAGTGGGAAGGTGCCCTCGTACTCGATGGGGTTCTGGGTGGCCAGAACGATGAAGGGTCGCGGCATGGGCCTCGTCACGCCTTCTACCGAGACCTGTCGCTCGTCCATGCACTCGAGCAGGGCAGACTGGGTCTTGGGGGTGGCCCGATTGATCTCGTCGGCCAGGATGACCTGATGATGAATGGGGCCAGGGCGGAACTCGAAGGTCGCGCTCTGCTGGTTGTAGATGGTGACGCCAACGATGTCGGAGGGCAGCAGGTCGGGCGTGAACTGCAGGCGCGCAAACGAGCAGCCCAGCGAGCGCGCCACAGCGCGGCTCAACATGGTCTTGCCGACGCCGGGCACGTCTTCGAGCAGCACATGGCCCTCGCACAGCAGGGCGACCAGAACCAGCCGCAGCTCCTCGTGCTTTCCGATGATGACCTTTTCGACATTCTCGACGACGCGGCGTGAGAACGATGCGATGGCGTCCAAGGGGTCAGGCGTCGGCGGCCGTGGTTGCGGTTGCTGTGACCTCTTTGTCCGGCGCGTCTGGGGCGGTCGTCTCGGAGGGGGTCTTCTCTTCGTTCTGCGGGGTCTCGGCGTTGGTGGGGGCGGTCTCGCTCGCGGTGGCCTCTGCCGATGACGCAGACTGCCCCGCCTTGCGCGAGGCGCGTTTCCTCATCGGTTTCGGCGGGGGCTCCGGTCGTGGCGCCAGCGTCACGGTGTCGAGAACGATGCGCGGCGGGCCGTCGCTGCCGTCGACCCCGCGAACGCTCGCCGGGTCGATCTCGTAGGTCTCGACCAGAGCGCGGCTTCCGGGGATGCCATGGAGGTCGATGTTGATGACCTTGCCGTTGTACGCGAGGAACGGCTCGGTCTCGGTGGTGACGGGGGTGTGCCCCACCACCACGCCCTCCACGCCGATCCCGGAGAGCATGCGGTCGAGCTCAGCCTCGCTGAACGGCTCGGAGCGGCTTCCGGTGTAGTAGTCGAAGCCCCACAGCTTGCGAGACCACAGGAACGACTCGCGCATGCGCGACTGATCGATGGCGGGCAGCTCGCGGAGCTCGTGGAGCGGTCGCCAGAACTCGGCCAGATCCGGCGCGGTGTGGGCGTAGAGCCGGTTGTTGACCACAGCGCCGAGGAGAAGGTCGTGGCGGAGCCAGGTGCCCAGCTCGCCGTCCATGTCGCGCTTCCAGGCCTCGAGCGACTCCCAGCCTTCGAGGGTGGTGCGGCCGCCCTGCACGAACCAGTTGAGGAACTTCATCATGGTCTCGAGCTGCTCGCCGCCCAGCCCCATGGAGACCATGGCGCCCCGGAACTTCATGAGGTAGTGATGATGGTTTCGCATCATCGACTCGAGCTGGCTGGTGCTCATGAAGTCGAGCACCTTCAGCGCGTCGAGCATCATGTCATCGTGGTTGCCACGCAGCACATAGATGCGGCCGTCGAAGTCGGCGTACTGCTCGCGAAGCTCGCGCACCTGACGGTCGAGGCTGTGGAGCAGTTCGAGGATGCGGCGGGCTCCGTCGCTTGCGCGATCGGCGCTGCCTTCGAGCGGCTCGCCGCGCCAGTCGACGTAGTCGCCGATGAGGATGAGGTCGACATTGCAGGCGCGGGGGTTCCACGCAAACGTGCTCGGGATGAGGATGTCTTCTTCCTCGAGGAGACGGGTCAGACGGTAGAAGTCGCCGTGCAGGTCGCCGATGGCCACGCTCTTGCGGTGGGTCAGCGTTTCGGGAGGGCGCTCGCCGTTCTGGAACACCCTTCTGCTTGCGGCGGCGGATGCGCTCATCGGCATGCCTTTCGAATCAGAGTTGAACGACTACTTCCAGACCGGACCTCGAATTCCTCGCACGTCGTCTCGCGCTTCGGGAGCGGCGTTCATCTGCAGGCGCGGGAGACGGATGGCGCAGGGGAACTCTCCGATCGACAGCCAACGTCATGCCCATGCACCTCGCCAAGGCCTGGGCTCGTGTTGCCTTGCTCGCTCTCCTCGTCGTGCTCGTTGGGCGCGCGCCGGCGTCAGCCGAGGCGCCGCGGCCGAAGGGACCGTACAAAGCGCCGCCATCTCGCGTCTGGCCTCGCGTGGCGGTGGTCTGCATCGACAGCGCCTCTGTGAAGCGGCTCGGGGGCTTCCCCTTCGACCGCGCCGTGCACGCGCGGCTGCTCGCGCGCCTTCTGAGCGCTGGCGCCCGTCTGGTCGCGTTCGACCTCTACTTCGGCGATGCCGGCACGCCCTCCGGTGATCTGGCGTTCGCGCGCGCCATCGCGCGCAGCCGCCGCACC
This genomic interval from Pseudomonadota bacterium contains the following:
- a CDS encoding MoxR family ATPase, which translates into the protein MDAIASFSRRVVENVEKVIIGKHEELRLVLVALLCEGHVLLEDVPGVGKTMLSRAVARSLGCSFARLQFTPDLLPSDIVGVTIYNQQSATFEFRPGPIHHQVILADEINRATPKTQSALLECMDERQVSVEGVTRPMPRPFIVLATQNPIEYEGTFPLPEAQLDRFFVRIHLGYPTPETENEMLRRQQLTHPIDALEQVVTAEELIQMQQQVRRVHLDDALRQYVVDIAQATRRAEPLALGASPRGSIAMFRAAQALAAIDGRDFVRPDDIKAVTIPALAHRLISRSAVNPRETAESVLREILETTPVPT